A single region of the Lathamus discolor isolate bLatDis1 chromosome 13, bLatDis1.hap1, whole genome shotgun sequence genome encodes:
- the CYTH1 gene encoding cytohesin-1 isoform X3, whose protein sequence is MGTVSELCASSFQAFLCPSVAAKAVPSDLTPEECQELENIRRRKQELLADIQRLKDEIAEVTNEIENLGSTEERKNMQRNKQVAMGRKKFNMDPKKGIQFLIENDLLKNTCEDIAQFLYKGEGLNKTAIGDYLGERDEFNIQVLHAFVELHEFTDLNLVQALRQFLWSFRLPGEAQKIDRMMEAFAQRYCQCNPGVFQSTDTCYVLSFAIIMLNTSLHNPNVKDKPTAERFIAMNRGINDGGDLPEELLQNLYESIKNEPFKIPEDDGNDLTHTFFNPDREGWLLKLGGRVKTWKRRWFILTDNCLYYFEYTTDKEPRGIIPLENLSIREVEDSKKPNCFELYIPDNKDQVIKACKTEADGRVVEGNHTVYRISAPTPEEKEEWIKCIKAAISRDPFYEMLAARKKKVSSTKRH, encoded by the exons TGCCCAGTGACCTGACCCCGGAGGAGTGCCAGGAGCTGGAGAACATCCGCCGCCgcaagcaggagctgctggctgaCATACAG CGGCTGAAAGATGAGATAGCAGAAGTGACGAATGAGATCGAGAACTTGGGGTCCACAGAGGAGAG GAAAAACATGCAGAGGAACAAGCAGGTGGCCATGGGCAGGAAGAAGTTCAACATGGATCCCAAGAAG GGCATCCAGTTCCTGATCGAAAACGACCTGCTGAAGAACACGTGTGAGGACATCGCTCAGTTCCTCTACAAGGGCGAGGGCCTCAACAAGACTGCCATCGGTGACTACCTGGGCGAGAG GGATGAGTTCAACATCCAAGTCCTGCACGCCTTCGTGGAGCTGCACGAGTTCACTGACCTCAACCTCGTGCAGGCCCTGCG GCAGTTCCTGTGGAGCTTCCGGCTGCCCGGAGAGGCGCAGAAGATCGACCGGATGATGGAGGCCTTCGCACAGCGGTACTGCCAGTGCAACCCCGGCGTCTTCCAGTCCACAG ATACCTGCTATGTGCTCTCCTTCGCTATCATCATGCTGAACACCAGCCTGCACAACCCCAATGTCAAGGACAAACCCACGGCTGAGCGCTTCATTGCCATGAACCGTGGCATCAACGATGGGGGGGACctaccagaggagctgctccag AATCTGTATGAGAGCATCAAGAATGAACCCTTCAAAATCCCTGAGGATGATGGCAACGACCTCACCCACACCTTCTTCAACCCCGACCGGGAGGGCTGGCTGCTGAAGCTTG gaGGCAGGGTGAAGACGTGGAAGCGACGTTGGTTCATCCTGACTGACAACTGCCTTTACTACTTCGAGTACACAACG GATAAAGAGCCCCGTGGCATCATCCCGCTGGAAAACCTGAGCATCCGTGAGGTGGAGGACTCTAAGAAGCCG AACTGCTTTGAGCTCTACATCCCTGACAACAAGGACCAGGTGATCAAGGCCTGCAAGACGGAGGCGGACGGGCGCGTGGTGGAGGGGAACCACACCGTGTACCGCATCTCTGCCCCCACacctgaggagaaggaggagtggATCAAGTGCATCAA GGCAGCGATCAGCCGGGACCCTTTCTACGAGATGCTGGCTGCCAGGAAGAAGAAGGTCTCCTCCACTAAGAGACATTAG
- the CYTH1 gene encoding cytohesin-1 isoform X4 — protein MVLSAQGSVPSDLTPEECQELENIRRRKQELLADIQRLKDEIAEVTNEIENLGSTEERKNMQRNKQVAMGRKKFNMDPKKGIQFLIENDLLKNTCEDIAQFLYKGEGLNKTAIGDYLGERDEFNIQVLHAFVELHEFTDLNLVQALRQFLWSFRLPGEAQKIDRMMEAFAQRYCQCNPGVFQSTDTCYVLSFAIIMLNTSLHNPNVKDKPTAERFIAMNRGINDGGDLPEELLQNLYESIKNEPFKIPEDDGNDLTHTFFNPDREGWLLKLGGGRVKTWKRRWFILTDNCLYYFEYTTDKEPRGIIPLENLSIREVEDSKKPNCFELYIPDNKDQVIKACKTEADGRVVEGNHTVYRISAPTPEEKEEWIKCIKAAISRDPFYEMLAARKKKVSSTKRH, from the exons TGCCCAGTGACCTGACCCCGGAGGAGTGCCAGGAGCTGGAGAACATCCGCCGCCgcaagcaggagctgctggctgaCATACAG CGGCTGAAAGATGAGATAGCAGAAGTGACGAATGAGATCGAGAACTTGGGGTCCACAGAGGAGAG GAAAAACATGCAGAGGAACAAGCAGGTGGCCATGGGCAGGAAGAAGTTCAACATGGATCCCAAGAAG GGCATCCAGTTCCTGATCGAAAACGACCTGCTGAAGAACACGTGTGAGGACATCGCTCAGTTCCTCTACAAGGGCGAGGGCCTCAACAAGACTGCCATCGGTGACTACCTGGGCGAGAG GGATGAGTTCAACATCCAAGTCCTGCACGCCTTCGTGGAGCTGCACGAGTTCACTGACCTCAACCTCGTGCAGGCCCTGCG GCAGTTCCTGTGGAGCTTCCGGCTGCCCGGAGAGGCGCAGAAGATCGACCGGATGATGGAGGCCTTCGCACAGCGGTACTGCCAGTGCAACCCCGGCGTCTTCCAGTCCACAG ATACCTGCTATGTGCTCTCCTTCGCTATCATCATGCTGAACACCAGCCTGCACAACCCCAATGTCAAGGACAAACCCACGGCTGAGCGCTTCATTGCCATGAACCGTGGCATCAACGATGGGGGGGACctaccagaggagctgctccag AATCTGTATGAGAGCATCAAGAATGAACCCTTCAAAATCCCTGAGGATGATGGCAACGACCTCACCCACACCTTCTTCAACCCCGACCGGGAGGGCTGGCTGCTGAAGCTTGG aggaGGCAGGGTGAAGACGTGGAAGCGACGTTGGTTCATCCTGACTGACAACTGCCTTTACTACTTCGAGTACACAACG GATAAAGAGCCCCGTGGCATCATCCCGCTGGAAAACCTGAGCATCCGTGAGGTGGAGGACTCTAAGAAGCCG AACTGCTTTGAGCTCTACATCCCTGACAACAAGGACCAGGTGATCAAGGCCTGCAAGACGGAGGCGGACGGGCGCGTGGTGGAGGGGAACCACACCGTGTACCGCATCTCTGCCCCCACacctgaggagaaggaggagtggATCAAGTGCATCAA GGCAGCGATCAGCCGGGACCCTTTCTACGAGATGCTGGCTGCCAGGAAGAAGAAGGTCTCCTCCACTAAGAGACATTAG
- the CYTH1 gene encoding cytohesin-1 isoform X6 — protein sequence MQRNKQVAMGRKKFNMDPKKGIQFLIENDLLKNTCEDIAQFLYKGEGLNKTAIGDYLGERDEFNIQVLHAFVELHEFTDLNLVQALRQFLWSFRLPGEAQKIDRMMEAFAQRYCQCNPGVFQSTDTCYVLSFAIIMLNTSLHNPNVKDKPTAERFIAMNRGINDGGDLPEELLQNLYESIKNEPFKIPEDDGNDLTHTFFNPDREGWLLKLGGGRVKTWKRRWFILTDNCLYYFEYTTDKEPRGIIPLENLSIREVEDSKKPNCFELYIPDNKDQVIKACKTEADGRVVEGNHTVYRISAPTPEEKEEWIKCIKAAISRDPFYEMLAARKKKVSSTKRH from the exons ATGCAGAGGAACAAGCAGGTGGCCATGGGCAGGAAGAAGTTCAACATGGATCCCAAGAAG GGCATCCAGTTCCTGATCGAAAACGACCTGCTGAAGAACACGTGTGAGGACATCGCTCAGTTCCTCTACAAGGGCGAGGGCCTCAACAAGACTGCCATCGGTGACTACCTGGGCGAGAG GGATGAGTTCAACATCCAAGTCCTGCACGCCTTCGTGGAGCTGCACGAGTTCACTGACCTCAACCTCGTGCAGGCCCTGCG GCAGTTCCTGTGGAGCTTCCGGCTGCCCGGAGAGGCGCAGAAGATCGACCGGATGATGGAGGCCTTCGCACAGCGGTACTGCCAGTGCAACCCCGGCGTCTTCCAGTCCACAG ATACCTGCTATGTGCTCTCCTTCGCTATCATCATGCTGAACACCAGCCTGCACAACCCCAATGTCAAGGACAAACCCACGGCTGAGCGCTTCATTGCCATGAACCGTGGCATCAACGATGGGGGGGACctaccagaggagctgctccag AATCTGTATGAGAGCATCAAGAATGAACCCTTCAAAATCCCTGAGGATGATGGCAACGACCTCACCCACACCTTCTTCAACCCCGACCGGGAGGGCTGGCTGCTGAAGCTTGG aggaGGCAGGGTGAAGACGTGGAAGCGACGTTGGTTCATCCTGACTGACAACTGCCTTTACTACTTCGAGTACACAACG GATAAAGAGCCCCGTGGCATCATCCCGCTGGAAAACCTGAGCATCCGTGAGGTGGAGGACTCTAAGAAGCCG AACTGCTTTGAGCTCTACATCCCTGACAACAAGGACCAGGTGATCAAGGCCTGCAAGACGGAGGCGGACGGGCGCGTGGTGGAGGGGAACCACACCGTGTACCGCATCTCTGCCCCCACacctgaggagaaggaggagtggATCAAGTGCATCAA GGCAGCGATCAGCCGGGACCCTTTCTACGAGATGCTGGCTGCCAGGAAGAAGAAGGTCTCCTCCACTAAGAGACATTAG
- the CYTH1 gene encoding cytohesin-1 isoform X1 — protein sequence MQRNKQVAMGRKKFNMDPKKGIQFLIENDLLKNTCEDIAQFLYKGEGLNKTAIGDYLGERDEFNIQVLHAFVELHEFTDLNLVQALRQFLWSFRLPGEAQKIDRMMEAFAQRYCQCNPGVFQSTDTCYVLSFAIIMLNTSLHNPNVKDKPTAERFIAMNRGINDGGDLPEELLQNLYESIKNEPFKIPEDDGNDLTHTFFNPDREGWLLKLGGRVKTWKRRWFILTDNCLYYFEYTTDKEPRGIIPLENLSIREVEDSKKPNCFELYIPDNKDQVIKACKTEADGRVVEGNHTVYRISAPTPEEKEEWIKCIKAAISRDPFYEMLAARKKKVSSTKRH from the exons ATGCAGAGGAACAAGCAGGTGGCCATGGGCAGGAAGAAGTTCAACATGGATCCCAAGAAG GGCATCCAGTTCCTGATCGAAAACGACCTGCTGAAGAACACGTGTGAGGACATCGCTCAGTTCCTCTACAAGGGCGAGGGCCTCAACAAGACTGCCATCGGTGACTACCTGGGCGAGAG GGATGAGTTCAACATCCAAGTCCTGCACGCCTTCGTGGAGCTGCACGAGTTCACTGACCTCAACCTCGTGCAGGCCCTGCG GCAGTTCCTGTGGAGCTTCCGGCTGCCCGGAGAGGCGCAGAAGATCGACCGGATGATGGAGGCCTTCGCACAGCGGTACTGCCAGTGCAACCCCGGCGTCTTCCAGTCCACAG ATACCTGCTATGTGCTCTCCTTCGCTATCATCATGCTGAACACCAGCCTGCACAACCCCAATGTCAAGGACAAACCCACGGCTGAGCGCTTCATTGCCATGAACCGTGGCATCAACGATGGGGGGGACctaccagaggagctgctccag AATCTGTATGAGAGCATCAAGAATGAACCCTTCAAAATCCCTGAGGATGATGGCAACGACCTCACCCACACCTTCTTCAACCCCGACCGGGAGGGCTGGCTGCTGAAGCTTG gaGGCAGGGTGAAGACGTGGAAGCGACGTTGGTTCATCCTGACTGACAACTGCCTTTACTACTTCGAGTACACAACG GATAAAGAGCCCCGTGGCATCATCCCGCTGGAAAACCTGAGCATCCGTGAGGTGGAGGACTCTAAGAAGCCG AACTGCTTTGAGCTCTACATCCCTGACAACAAGGACCAGGTGATCAAGGCCTGCAAGACGGAGGCGGACGGGCGCGTGGTGGAGGGGAACCACACCGTGTACCGCATCTCTGCCCCCACacctgaggagaaggaggagtggATCAAGTGCATCAA GGCAGCGATCAGCCGGGACCCTTTCTACGAGATGCTGGCTGCCAGGAAGAAGAAGGTCTCCTCCACTAAGAGACATTAG
- the CYTH1 gene encoding cytohesin-1 isoform X5 — translation MEEEGSYVPSDLTPEECQELENIRRRKQELLADIQRLKDEIAEVTNEIENLGSTEERKNMQRNKQVAMGRKKFNMDPKKGIQFLIENDLLKNTCEDIAQFLYKGEGLNKTAIGDYLGERDEFNIQVLHAFVELHEFTDLNLVQALRQFLWSFRLPGEAQKIDRMMEAFAQRYCQCNPGVFQSTDTCYVLSFAIIMLNTSLHNPNVKDKPTAERFIAMNRGINDGGDLPEELLQNLYESIKNEPFKIPEDDGNDLTHTFFNPDREGWLLKLGGRVKTWKRRWFILTDNCLYYFEYTTDKEPRGIIPLENLSIREVEDSKKPNCFELYIPDNKDQVIKACKTEADGRVVEGNHTVYRISAPTPEEKEEWIKCIKAAISRDPFYEMLAARKKKVSSTKRH, via the exons TGCCCAGTGACCTGACCCCGGAGGAGTGCCAGGAGCTGGAGAACATCCGCCGCCgcaagcaggagctgctggctgaCATACAG CGGCTGAAAGATGAGATAGCAGAAGTGACGAATGAGATCGAGAACTTGGGGTCCACAGAGGAGAG GAAAAACATGCAGAGGAACAAGCAGGTGGCCATGGGCAGGAAGAAGTTCAACATGGATCCCAAGAAG GGCATCCAGTTCCTGATCGAAAACGACCTGCTGAAGAACACGTGTGAGGACATCGCTCAGTTCCTCTACAAGGGCGAGGGCCTCAACAAGACTGCCATCGGTGACTACCTGGGCGAGAG GGATGAGTTCAACATCCAAGTCCTGCACGCCTTCGTGGAGCTGCACGAGTTCACTGACCTCAACCTCGTGCAGGCCCTGCG GCAGTTCCTGTGGAGCTTCCGGCTGCCCGGAGAGGCGCAGAAGATCGACCGGATGATGGAGGCCTTCGCACAGCGGTACTGCCAGTGCAACCCCGGCGTCTTCCAGTCCACAG ATACCTGCTATGTGCTCTCCTTCGCTATCATCATGCTGAACACCAGCCTGCACAACCCCAATGTCAAGGACAAACCCACGGCTGAGCGCTTCATTGCCATGAACCGTGGCATCAACGATGGGGGGGACctaccagaggagctgctccag AATCTGTATGAGAGCATCAAGAATGAACCCTTCAAAATCCCTGAGGATGATGGCAACGACCTCACCCACACCTTCTTCAACCCCGACCGGGAGGGCTGGCTGCTGAAGCTTG gaGGCAGGGTGAAGACGTGGAAGCGACGTTGGTTCATCCTGACTGACAACTGCCTTTACTACTTCGAGTACACAACG GATAAAGAGCCCCGTGGCATCATCCCGCTGGAAAACCTGAGCATCCGTGAGGTGGAGGACTCTAAGAAGCCG AACTGCTTTGAGCTCTACATCCCTGACAACAAGGACCAGGTGATCAAGGCCTGCAAGACGGAGGCGGACGGGCGCGTGGTGGAGGGGAACCACACCGTGTACCGCATCTCTGCCCCCACacctgaggagaaggaggagtggATCAAGTGCATCAA GGCAGCGATCAGCCGGGACCCTTTCTACGAGATGCTGGCTGCCAGGAAGAAGAAGGTCTCCTCCACTAAGAGACATTAG
- the CYTH1 gene encoding cytohesin-1 isoform X2, protein MGMVLGRGARLLQGDMDMWMSQCVVPSDLTPEECQELENIRRRKQELLADIQRLKDEIAEVTNEIENLGSTEERKNMQRNKQVAMGRKKFNMDPKKGIQFLIENDLLKNTCEDIAQFLYKGEGLNKTAIGDYLGERDEFNIQVLHAFVELHEFTDLNLVQALRQFLWSFRLPGEAQKIDRMMEAFAQRYCQCNPGVFQSTDTCYVLSFAIIMLNTSLHNPNVKDKPTAERFIAMNRGINDGGDLPEELLQNLYESIKNEPFKIPEDDGNDLTHTFFNPDREGWLLKLGGGRVKTWKRRWFILTDNCLYYFEYTTDKEPRGIIPLENLSIREVEDSKKPNCFELYIPDNKDQVIKACKTEADGRVVEGNHTVYRISAPTPEEKEEWIKCIKAAISRDPFYEMLAARKKKVSSTKRH, encoded by the exons TGCCCAGTGACCTGACCCCGGAGGAGTGCCAGGAGCTGGAGAACATCCGCCGCCgcaagcaggagctgctggctgaCATACAG CGGCTGAAAGATGAGATAGCAGAAGTGACGAATGAGATCGAGAACTTGGGGTCCACAGAGGAGAG GAAAAACATGCAGAGGAACAAGCAGGTGGCCATGGGCAGGAAGAAGTTCAACATGGATCCCAAGAAG GGCATCCAGTTCCTGATCGAAAACGACCTGCTGAAGAACACGTGTGAGGACATCGCTCAGTTCCTCTACAAGGGCGAGGGCCTCAACAAGACTGCCATCGGTGACTACCTGGGCGAGAG GGATGAGTTCAACATCCAAGTCCTGCACGCCTTCGTGGAGCTGCACGAGTTCACTGACCTCAACCTCGTGCAGGCCCTGCG GCAGTTCCTGTGGAGCTTCCGGCTGCCCGGAGAGGCGCAGAAGATCGACCGGATGATGGAGGCCTTCGCACAGCGGTACTGCCAGTGCAACCCCGGCGTCTTCCAGTCCACAG ATACCTGCTATGTGCTCTCCTTCGCTATCATCATGCTGAACACCAGCCTGCACAACCCCAATGTCAAGGACAAACCCACGGCTGAGCGCTTCATTGCCATGAACCGTGGCATCAACGATGGGGGGGACctaccagaggagctgctccag AATCTGTATGAGAGCATCAAGAATGAACCCTTCAAAATCCCTGAGGATGATGGCAACGACCTCACCCACACCTTCTTCAACCCCGACCGGGAGGGCTGGCTGCTGAAGCTTGG aggaGGCAGGGTGAAGACGTGGAAGCGACGTTGGTTCATCCTGACTGACAACTGCCTTTACTACTTCGAGTACACAACG GATAAAGAGCCCCGTGGCATCATCCCGCTGGAAAACCTGAGCATCCGTGAGGTGGAGGACTCTAAGAAGCCG AACTGCTTTGAGCTCTACATCCCTGACAACAAGGACCAGGTGATCAAGGCCTGCAAGACGGAGGCGGACGGGCGCGTGGTGGAGGGGAACCACACCGTGTACCGCATCTCTGCCCCCACacctgaggagaaggaggagtggATCAAGTGCATCAA GGCAGCGATCAGCCGGGACCCTTTCTACGAGATGCTGGCTGCCAGGAAGAAGAAGGTCTCCTCCACTAAGAGACATTAG